The Stenotrophomonas indicatrix DNA segment ACCTTCGGGTACTGCTCGAGGAACTTGGGCAGCAGCTTGGGCAGCTGCATCTGCGCCAGCGATACCGGCACGCTGGCGCGTACCAGGCCGCGTGGCTCGGCGCTGAGGCGGTCCACCACCTCGCGCGCGGCCTGCGCCTCGGCCAGCATGGTCTGGGCGTGGCGGTGCACGCTGGTACCGACGTCGGTGACGGCAAAGCGGCGCGTGGAGCGCTGCAGCAGGCGCACGCCCAGGTCGGTTTCCAGCTGGCTGATACGGCGGCTCAGGCGCGACTTGGGGATGCCCAGTGCGCGCTCGGCGGCGGCGAAACCGCCGTGGTCAACCACCATCGCGAAGTAGTACAGATCATTCAGGTCATGCATACCCTAGTTCCATTAGTAGAACAATACGTGGCATTCAACCACCTTTATCCCGCCCTTGCAACAACCTATTGTTCTCTCCGTCGGCGGCAAGCCCGCCACCTCTCCCGAACATAGGTACTGCCATGAAGCTTCTGCACATCGACGCCAGCGTGCTTGGCGACAACTCCGTCTCCCGCCACCTGACCGCCGCCGTGGTGGCCCAGTTCAAGCAGCAGATCGACGGTCTGCAGGTTGATTATCGCGATCTTGACGCCAATCCGGTACCGCATCTGCGCAGCGGTTCGCTGGCCAAGACCGACGCGGCTGAAGCGGCCGATGCTGAACAGGTGCTCGAGCAGTTCCTGGCTGCCGACATCGTGGTGATCGGCGCGCCGATGTACAACTTCAGCGTGCCCTCCACCCTGAAGGCATGGATCGACCGCGTGGCGGTGGCCGGGCGCACCTTCAAGTACACCGAGAACGGCCCGGTGGGCCTGGCCGGTGGCAAGCGGGTGATCGTGGTCAGCAGCCGTGGCGGCATCTACACCGATTCGCCGGCGGACTTCCAGGAGCCCTTCCTACGCCAGACGTTTGCCTTCTGGGGCATCAACGACATCGAGTTCGTGCGTGCCGAGGGCATCGCCTATTCGCCGCAGCATCGCGAAGACGCCATTGCCGGTGCACTGGCAGCGCTGCCGACGCATGAGGCGGCGGAAGTGGCAGCGGCGTAACCCGTTCCAGCGTTCGGCGCCTCTCTCCCTCGTCTGGGCGCTGAACGCGGGCCGGGATTCCCTCCCCCATCCCGGCCCACCCTACCCTGGCGGCCCTGCTTTTGCGGGGCCGTTTTTTTTGCCAGCATGAGGCGATGGACTACATCGTGACGGCTGTGCATCGCAGCGAATTTCCGCACCCGATTACCCTGCGCCGTGGGCAGGCGCTGGTGGTGGGCGAGCGTTATGAGGGGCCCGAGGGTTGGGAGGACTGGTTTCTATGCGAGGCCGAGGGGCAACAGCCCGGGTTCGTACCGGCGCCGGTGATCGGTCGCGATGCGCTGGGGGGTGCGTTTGCCACGGAGGACTACTGCGCGCGCGAGCTGGATGTGGACCCGGGGCAGCAGCTGCGGGGTGCGCGCACGCTCAATGGTTGGGCGTGGTGTGTGCCGGAGAGTGGGGAGTCGGGCTGGGTGCCGCTGGAGAAGCTGCGCGTAGCGGGTTGATGGATTGCGCTATCCACGCATGGCGTGGATCTACTGCAAAGCCCCAGCCCCCTCAGCGCATGGATGCAGCACCGCACAATAGATCCACGCCATGCGTGGATGCCGCACCGCGTCAGTAGATCCACGCCATGCGTGGATGCGGTGCCATGCAAGCATGGCACCCACCAAAGTCAGAGCGATGCCATGCAAGCATGGCCTCTACCGGGTTCAGCCGATGGTTTCGATACCGCCCATGTACGGGCGCAGGGCTTCGGGCACGGTGATGCTGCCGTCGGCGTTCTGGTAGTTCTCCATCACCGCGATCATCGCGCGACCGACGGCCACGCCCGAGCCGTTCAGCGTATGCGCCAGCTCCGGCTTGCCGGTGGCCGGGTTGCGCCAGCGGGCCTGCATGCGGCGGGCCTGGAAGTCGCCACAGTTCGAGCACGAGGAAATCTCGCGGTAGGTCTCCTGCGACGGCAGCCAGACTTCCAGGTCGTAGGTCTTGATGGCCGAGAAGCCCATGTCGCCGGTGCACAGCAGCACCTTGCGGTACGGCAGGCCCAGCTTCTCCAGCACCACTTCGGCGCAGCGGGTCATGCGCTGGTGCTCGGCGTCACTGTCTTCCGGGCGGCAGATCGAAACCAGCTCGACCTTCTCGAACTGGTGCTGGCGGATCATGCCGCGCACGTCGCGGCCACCGCTGCCGGCTTCGGAACGGAAGCACAGCGAGTGGGCGGTCATGCGCAGCGGCAGGCGCTCGGCGTCGAGGATCTCGTCGCGGGCGATGTTGGTCAGCGAGATTTCCGAGGTCGAGATCAGGTAACGCTTCTGCTCACCCAACTGGGTGATGAACATGTCTTCTTCGAACTTGGGCAGCTGGCCGGTGCCGTACAGGCTGTCGGCGTTGACGATCACCGGCACGTTGGTTTCCTGGTACTCGTGCTCGCCGCTGTGCAGGTCGAGCATGAACTGGGCCAGGGCACGGTGCAGGCGCGCGATCGGGCCACGCAGCACGGTGAAGCGCGAGCCGGACAGCTTGGCAGCGGTCTCGCCGTCCAGCCACTTGTTGCGCGCGCCCAGTTCGACGTGATCGAGCACCTTGAAATCGAACTGGCGCGGGGTACCCCAGCGCGACTGCTCGACGTTCTCGCTCTCGTCGGCGCCGGCCGGCACGTCATCGGCGGGAATGTTCGGGATGCCCATCGAGATCGTGTCGATCTTCTCGCGCAGCTCGTCCAGGGCCACTTCCGAGGCCTTCAGCTCATCGGCGAAGGCGGCCACCTCGGCCATGATGGCTGAAACGTCCTCGCCCTTGGCCTTGGCCTGGCCGATGGCCTTGGAACGGCTGTTGCGCAGGCTCTGCAGCTCCTGGGTACGCACCTGGATGCGCTTGCGATCCGCCTCCAGTGACTCCAGGGCAGACACGTCGAGCTCGAAGCCGCGGCTGGTGCGCAGGCGTTCGGCGAGGTCGGCGGGCTGGTGGCGGAGCAGGGCTGGATCAAGCATGGCAGGCGTCGTGGTGGGTAACAGGAACGGGATTATCGCCTGTTATACGGAATTCTGCCGCCCGGTTCATTCCGGTCGTGGCAGAATCGAGGCATTCCGTACTGGTCTGGTCCATGTCTGCTCCCCGTCCGTCGCCTGCCAAGTCGTTCACCGTGCATATCCCGCGCAACGCCCTGAAGATCGCCGGCATCGCCTTCGGCGTGGGCATCCTGCTGTTCGTGCTGGTCTGGCTGACCGGTCGCGACAAGGAATTCTTCCGCGCCGACCCGGCCGCACAGACGCCGCAGGAAACCGCCCAGGTGGAACCGCTGCCCGAGCCGCTGGCCGCAGCCGCGGGCTCCAGCGACATGCCCGACGCCAAGCCGGCCCCGGTGCCGGACGAAGAAGATACGCCGAAGCTGGTGGAGACCGCCCCGCCCCCGCCGCCGGCCACGGTTGAGCCAGCCCCGTCCGCGCCGGGCACTGCGGCGCCGGCAACCGCCAATGCGCAGCCGATGCCGATTGCCGGCCAGTCGCCGCCGCCGGCCTATCCGGCCGCCGCCCTGCGACGCGGTGAAGCAGGCAGCGTGGTGGTGCGGGTGGAGGTGGACGCCACCGGCTACCCGAACAACGTGACGGTGATCCAGCGCAGCGGTTCGCGTGAACTGGATCGCGCGGCAACGGACGCGGTGCGTCGCTGGCGCTTCAGCCCCGCGGTCAGCAATGGCCAGCCGGTGCCGGGCAGCATTGAAGTGCCGTTCGATTTCAAGCCGCAGTAACTGAATGCTTCCCCGCAGAAAAGCTGAACCTTGCAAGTCGCGTTGACGCAATGCTGACACGCTGCGACGCCGCCTCGGGCAACACTCTGGGCGTCGTTACTGACGTGAGGAGTTTGCGATGACTGCCACCACCCACGAGAACCTTCATTCGCCGCAACTGCAGCAGAATGGCGCGCTTGAGCCCCGCTCGACCTCTCCTTGGCTGTGGCTGGCCCTGATCGTGGCGATGTTCGCAGCCGCTTTGGTCTGGCTGCGTTTCGCCAGCCATGATGAGGTTGCGCCGGCGCCGGTAAGCGAGCGCATGCTGCCGGCCACGGAAACGCCGGTTGCTATCGCACCGGCCCCGGCTACGCGCCAGGCCGCGCCTGCGCAGAGCCAGCGCAAGGCGGCTCCGGCCGTACGAAGCCGTGAGGCGCGCCCGCTGGCAAGCAACAGCAAGCCCAGCTATCCGGCCGCCGCGCTGCGTAGCGGCGTGCAGGGCAGCGTGGTTGCCAGCTTGAACGTCGATACCCGTGGCAACGTGACCGATGCGGCGATCGTGTCGCGCAGCGGTGAACGCAGCCGTGACCTCGACCGTGCCGTGTTGAACACCGTGCAGGGTTGGAAGTTCGAGCCGGCCGTGCATCAGGGCCGCGCCGTGGCCAGCGTCGTGCGCGTACCGGTGGATTTCCGTACCGAACGTTGATCGCCGGTAACGCCTGAAATGAAAACGGAGGCCTCGGCCTCCGTTTTTTTTGTGCGCAGAAGCGTGCCAACCAAGGTTGGCCCCTACCAGGCCATGTGATCCGCCAGGCCACGCCCGGCGGATGTGGTGCCGATCAGGCCAGGTTGAAGCCGGCGCTGCGGGCCAGGCCGTCGAAGTCCGGGAAGGACGTTGCGACGTTGGCAATGTCGTTGATGCGTACTTCGCCATGGCTGATCTGGCCGGCAATGGCGAAGGCCATCGCGATCCGATGGTCGCCGTGGCTTTCAATGGTGCCACTGCCCAGCGCTACGCCGCCGTGCAGGGTGGCGCCATCTTCGGTTTCGTCCACCTGCATGCCCAGCGTGCGCAGGCCGGTCGCCATCGCCGCCAGACGATCGGATTCCTTCACCCGCAGTTCGGCAGCGCCGGTCACCACGGTCTGCCCTTCAGCGGCGGCAGCGGCCACGAACAGGGCCGGGAATTCGTCGATCATGTCCGGCACCAGTTCCTCCGGAATGCGCGCGCCCTTCAGCGGCGCGTAGCGCACCACCAGATCGGCCACCGGTTCGCCACCCTGCTCTGCCGGGTTCTCTTCGGTGATGTCCGCGCCCATCAGGCGCAGCGCGTGCAGCAGGCCGGTACGGCGCGGATTGAGGCCGACCTGCTTCAGGCGAAGCTCGGAGCCGGGAAT contains these protein-coding regions:
- a CDS encoding energy transducer TonB; its protein translation is MSAPRPSPAKSFTVHIPRNALKIAGIAFGVGILLFVLVWLTGRDKEFFRADPAAQTPQETAQVEPLPEPLAAAAGSSDMPDAKPAPVPDEEDTPKLVETAPPPPPATVEPAPSAPGTAAPATANAQPMPIAGQSPPPAYPAAALRRGEAGSVVVRVEVDATGYPNNVTVIQRSGSRELDRAATDAVRRWRFSPAVSNGQPVPGSIEVPFDFKPQ
- a CDS encoding FMN-dependent NADH-azoreductase translates to MKLLHIDASVLGDNSVSRHLTAAVVAQFKQQIDGLQVDYRDLDANPVPHLRSGSLAKTDAAEAADAEQVLEQFLAADIVVIGAPMYNFSVPSTLKAWIDRVAVAGRTFKYTENGPVGLAGGKRVIVVSSRGGIYTDSPADFQEPFLRQTFAFWGINDIEFVRAEGIAYSPQHREDAIAGALAALPTHEAAEVAAA
- a CDS encoding energy transducer TonB is translated as MTATTHENLHSPQLQQNGALEPRSTSPWLWLALIVAMFAAALVWLRFASHDEVAPAPVSERMLPATETPVAIAPAPATRQAAPAQSQRKAAPAVRSREARPLASNSKPSYPAAALRSGVQGSVVASLNVDTRGNVTDAAIVSRSGERSRDLDRAVLNTVQGWKFEPAVHQGRAVASVVRVPVDFRTER
- a CDS encoding ligand-binding protein SH3, whose protein sequence is MDYIVTAVHRSEFPHPITLRRGQALVVGERYEGPEGWEDWFLCEAEGQQPGFVPAPVIGRDALGGAFATEDYCARELDVDPGQQLRGARTLNGWAWCVPESGESGWVPLEKLRVAG
- the serS gene encoding serine--tRNA ligase — translated: MLDPALLRHQPADLAERLRTSRGFELDVSALESLEADRKRIQVRTQELQSLRNSRSKAIGQAKAKGEDVSAIMAEVAAFADELKASEVALDELREKIDTISMGIPNIPADDVPAGADESENVEQSRWGTPRQFDFKVLDHVELGARNKWLDGETAAKLSGSRFTVLRGPIARLHRALAQFMLDLHSGEHEYQETNVPVIVNADSLYGTGQLPKFEEDMFITQLGEQKRYLISTSEISLTNIARDEILDAERLPLRMTAHSLCFRSEAGSGGRDVRGMIRQHQFEKVELVSICRPEDSDAEHQRMTRCAEVVLEKLGLPYRKVLLCTGDMGFSAIKTYDLEVWLPSQETYREISSCSNCGDFQARRMQARWRNPATGKPELAHTLNGSGVAVGRAMIAVMENYQNADGSITVPEALRPYMGGIETIG